One region of Archocentrus centrarchus isolate MPI-CPG fArcCen1 chromosome 6, fArcCen1, whole genome shotgun sequence genomic DNA includes:
- the wee1 gene encoding wee1-like protein kinase: protein MSSYSHLRHGSPSPKARPIRQKLQFACSDGEDDLIEDVNNSTGGESGFTEMDSPMPVRRITADKRLDGKGGLLNQSGGDEDVELWDEEEGFGFPADLQSPSSVIFANCLPSPRKSSRLSRGSPCRPGSPDDGESSSPIPDCPDTPPHKTFKKLRLFDTPHTPKSLLSRARGSGLGSSSRRVALFKKVDVSGKSLSDSGRRQQTPPVNFNPFTPDSLLIQSATQQRINRKRAHWNDSCGEDMEASDGEGEEEVLPPSKRITMMESNMTSRYASEFLELEKIGCGEFGAVFKCVKRLDGCIYAIKRSKKPLAGSVDEQNALREVYAHAVLGQHPHVVRYYSAWAEDDHMLIQNEYCNGGTLSDIITENYRRLSYLSEIELKDLLLQVTQGLKYIHSTSLVHMDIKPSNIFISRKSVASCDECDEDDGLTTSVIYKIGDLGHVTRVNNPQVEEGDSRYLAKEVLQEDYSNLTKADIFALALTVVSASGTEPLPTNGEKWHEIREGKLPAIPQVLSQEFLSLLKLMIHPDPTRRPSTSDLIKHPVLLTAARMSADQLRVELNAEKFKNALLQKELKKAQLARAAAEEKVLSTDRILTRSTVQSNSRNSRLIGKKMNRSVSLTIY from the exons ATGTCTAGTTACAGTCACCTTCGCCACGGATCTCCTTCTCCCAAAGCTCGGCCAATCCGTCAGAAATTACAGTTCGCATGTAGCGATGGAGAGGACGACCTCATCGAGGACGTAAACAACAGCACAGGGGGGGAGTCTGGTTTCACGGAGATGGATTCTCCGATGCCAGTGCGGCGGATCACCGCCGACAAACGCCTGGACGGGAAAGGCGGCCTCCTGAATCAGTCCGGTGGCGACGAAGACGTGGAGCTATGGGACGAAGAGGAGGGCTTTGGATTCCCGGCTGACCTGCAGTCACCCAGCAGCGTTATCTTTGCCAACTGCTTGCCTTCCCCGAGGAAAAGCTCTCGGCTGTCTAGAGGGTCACCCTGTCGGCCCGGATCTCCGGACGACGGGGAATCCAGCTCCCCGATCCCAGACTGCCCCGACACACCTCCGCACAAAACCTTCAAAAAACTCCGGCTTTTTGACACGCCGCACACACCAAAG AGTTTGCTGTCCAGAGCCAGGGGCTCCGGCCTGGGGTCCTCCAGCAGGAGAGTCGCCTTATTCAAGAAGGTCGACGTTTCAGGAAAGTCACTTAGTGACAGTGGCAGGAGACAGCAGACCCCACCGGTCAACTTTAACCCTTTCACCCCCGACTCCCTCCTCATTCAGTCTGCCACACAGCAGAGAATCAACAGAAAACGAGCTCACTGGAATGA CTCCTGTGGAGAAGACATGGAGGCAAGTGACGGtgaaggagaagaggaagtgCTGCCACCATCTAAG AGGATCACCATGATGGAAAGCAACATGACGTCGCGGTATGCTTCAGAGTTCCTCGAGTTGGAGAAAATCGGCTGCGGGGAGTTCGGTGCTGTGTTCAAGTGCGTGAAAAGACTTGACGGCTGCATCTATGCCATCAAGAGGTcaaagaaacctctggcaggaTCAGTAGATGA GCAAAATGCTTTACGGGAGGTGTATGCTCACGCTGTGCTGGGCCAACATCCCCATGTGGTGCGCTACTACTCCGCCTGGGCAGAGGACGACCACATGCTCATCCAGAACGAGTACTGCAACGGCGGCACGCTGTCCGACATCATCACAGAGAACTACAGACGGCTCAGCTACCTGTCGGAGATAGAGCTGAAagatctgctgctgcaggtcacACAGGGACTAAAGTACATCCATTCAACCTCTCTGGTGCACATGGATATCAAACCAA GCAACATCTTTATATCACGGAAGTCTGTAGCAAGCTGTGACGAATGTGATGAGGATGACGGACTGACTACTAGTGTTATATACAAAATTG GTGACCTCGGTCATGTGACAAGAGTGAACAATCCACAGGTTGAAGAGGGTGACAGCAGATACCTGGCCAAGGAAGTTTTACAAGAG GACTACAGTAACTTgacaaaagcagacatttttgctttggcccTGACTGTTGTCAGCGCCTCAGGGACCGAACCTCTACCCACCAATGGAGAGAAATGGCATGAGATCAGAGAGGGCAAACTTCCTGCTATTCCTCAAGTGCTTTCTCAGGAGTTTCTCAGTCTTCTTAAG CTGATGATCCACCCTGACCCAACCAGGAGGCCATCAACTTCTGACCTCATCAAACACCCGGTACTTCTGACCGCTGCCAGAATGAGCGCTGATCAGCTCAGAGTCGAGCTCAATGCAGAGAAGTTCAAGAACGCCCTGCTTCAAAA AGAGCTGAAGAAAGCCCAGCTGGCCAGAGCAGCGGCAGAGGAGAAAGTTTTATCCACAGACAGGATCCTGACCCGTTCTACTGTCCAGTCCAACTCCAGAAACTCCAGGCTAATTGGAAAGAAAATGAACCGATCAGTCAGTCTCACAATCTACTGA